Genomic window (Deinococcus arcticus):
CAGAGCACCACGCGCGAACAGACGCAGCTGCTCGTGGTCATTACCGGCAACATCGTCCGCTGACCGTTTCCCTGCCCGGCGCGCCCCCTGTCAGCGGGGGCGCGTTTGTTTGTGCAGGGGTGGGGGCGGGCCGCGCCCCAGGCGCTACAGTCGCCCCCATGAGGTACCTGACCGCCGGGGAATCGCACGGACCGCAGCTGACGGCCATCATTGAGGGGCTGCCTGCGCAGTTGCCGCTGGGCAAGGGCGACATTGACCCCTGGCTGAAAAAGCGCCAGGGCGGCTACGGGCGGGGCCGCCGCATGGTCATCGAAACTGACGAGGCCGACATTCTCAGCGGCGTGCGCGCCGGGCGCACCACCGGGGCCCCGGTCACGCTGGCGATTGCCAACAGGGACCACCGCAACTGGGTGGAGATCATGTCGCCCGAGCCCGGCGGCGAGCCACGCAAAAAGGCCCTGACGGACGCCCGCCCCGGCCACGCCGACCTGACCGGCGGCATCAAGTACCGCCACAAGGACCTGCGCGACGTGCTGGAACGCGCCAGCGCGCGCGAAACGGCGGCCCGGGTGGCCGTGGGCAGCGTGGCCCTGAAACTGCTCTCGGAACTGGGCGTGGAGGGCGCGAACTATGTGTCCAGCTTGGCGGGCATTGACACGGGGGTGCCGTTCGCCTGGAGCGCGCTGGACGCCATTGAGGACAGTGACCTGCGTACCCCCGACCCCGACGCCGCCGCCCAGATGCGCGAGCGCATTGACCAGGCCAAAAAGGACGGCGACACCCTGGGCGGCATTCTGGAGGTGCGCTTCCGGGGTCTGCCGGTGGGCCTGGGCAGCTACGTGCACGCCGACCGCAAGCTGGACGGCCGCATTGCCGCCGCCTGCCTGAGCGTGCAGGCCATGAAGGGGGTGGAGATTGGCCGCGCCTTCGAGAATGCCCGGAAACCCGGCAGCGGCGTGCATGATCCCGTGTTCTACCGTGGGGGCACCTACGCCCGCGACACGAACGGCGCCGGGGGACTGGAAGCGGGCATGACGAACGGCGAGGAGCTGATCGTGCGTGTGGCCATGAAACCCATTGCCACCCTGATGAAGCCGCTGCCCACCGTGAACGTGGTCACCCATGAGGCCAGCGACGCCGCCCGTGAGCGCAGCGATACCACGGCGGTGCCCGCCGCCGGCGTGATTCTGCAGTGCGCCGTCGGCTGGGTGCTGGCCGAGGCCATGCTGGAAAAATTCGGTGGCGACACCCTCCCCGAGCTGCAGGAGCGGGTGGCCCAGGCGCGCGCCTACGCCCAGCACTACTGAAGGCCCTGTGCTCAGCGACGCTGCGGGTGAACCCCTGGCCAGCCTGCAGGCCCGGCTGGAACAGGCCCTGGCCGACGAGCTGCGCGGACCCGGCCCGGCGCCAGAGGGTGCGCCCGTCACGCCGCCTGCGGAGGACTGCCGTACACTGTCCCCCATGTTCAGTTCCGGCCTGATTGAGCGCCCGGTGTCGTGGGTGGCGCTGGCGGGCTTCATGGGCACGGGCAAAAGCCGCATCGGCTGGGAGCTGTCGCGCGCCCTGGCGCTGCATTTTGTGGACACTGACAAGCTGATCACCCGTGTGGTGGGCAAAAGCATCCCCGAGGTCTTTGCCCAGGAAGGCGAGGGCTACTTCCGCGCCTGCGAGCACGAGGTGGTGCGGCGCGTGACCCGGCTGGAACACGCGGTGATCAGTCTGGGGGGCGGCACCTTCATCAACGAGGACAACCGCTGCGAGCTGCTGGAGCGGGGGCCCGTGGTGGTGCTGTGGGCCAGCCCGGAAACGGTTTACCAGCGCACCAAGCACAGCGACCGCCCGCTGCTGCGCGCCGAGGACCCCCTGTCCAAGATTCGCACGCTGATGCACGAACGCGAACCTGTGTACCGCCAGGGCACCATTCATGTGCACAGCGACGGCCGCCCCAGCGAGGAAATTGTCGAGGAGATCATTGAGCGCCTGTGGGCCTGGGCCGATGTGCAGCAGGCGTGGGCCGACGCGGGCCCCGAGCGGCCCGAGCTGGGGGACCGTGCGGCAGATTGAGGTGGGCGGCGCCTCGCCCTACGCGGTGCAGGTGGGCCCGGGGCTGCTGGGGCAGTTGCAGCTCCCGCAGCGCCACGTGGCCCTGATTCACCCGGTGGACCTGCCCTCCACATTCGTGGCGGCGGTGCAGGCAGCCGTGCAGCCGGTGGTCACCATCCCCGTCCCCGCCCGCGACGACTGCAAAACCCTGGCGGTGCTGGGCGAGGTTCTGTCCCAACTGGCCAGAGCCAACATTCCCCGCGACGGGGCCGTGCTTGGCCTAGGCGGCGGCGCGGCCACCGATCTGGCGGGCTTTGCGGCGGCCAGCTACCTGCGCGGCGTGGCCTTTTACACCGCCCCCACCACCCTGCTGGGCATGGTGGACGCGGCGGTGGGCGGCAAGACCGGCGTGAACCTGCCCGAAGGCAAGAATCTGGTGGGCGCCTTCTGGCCCCCCCAGGCCGTGTGGTGCGACACCGAGACGCTGACCACCCTGCCGCCCGCCGTGTTCCGCGAGGGCGCCGCCGAGGCGTACAAACACGGCCTGATGGCCGACCCCAGCCTGCTGCCGCGCGTTCTGGCCCCAGACTTTCGCCCTGGTGGCCCCGGTCTGGAAGCCACCCTGGCTGACGCCATTGCCGTGAAGGCGGGCGTGGTCACCCGCGACCTGACCGAGCAGGGCGAGCGGGCTTTTCTGAATTTTGGGCACACGCTGGCGCACGCGCTGGAAGCCGTGACCCACCACGCCCTGCCCCACGGTCAGGCGGTGGGCTACGGCATGCACTACGCCGCCCGTCTCTCCCGCGCCCTGGGCGGCGCCGATCTGACGGCGCACACCCTGGCCTTTCTGCACTGGCAGCGGCCTCAGGCCCTGCCGCCCCTGCGCTACGACGAGGTGGCCCCGTTCATGGCGCGGGACAAGAAGGCCGATGCCGTGGGCGTGCGCTTTGTGCTGCTGCGCGACCTCGCCCAGCCATATCTGGCGCGGGTGCCGGACGCGGTGCTGCGGGCAGAGTTTGAAGGATGGGCAAAAGAGGTGCGCGGGGTGCGGGAAGCGGAGCGCGGGGAAGGCTGAGTCGCGCTCGGTTGATCCCCGGATCAACCGAGCGGGCTGGAACAGCGGTGCCGCAGAGCGAGTGGCGAACACAGGGGCTCGCACCGGAAATGGACACGGTTCTGCCCTGTTCTGAACCGGTGGAGTGGGAGGGGCGAGGGCCTGAACCCCTCCCTGTTCTTTTCCCGCGCCCCGCCCGCTGCACACTGCTACCCTCCTCTCATGCTGCTCGTGCTGAACGGTCCCAACCTGAACCGCCTTGGCCTGCGTGAACCGGGGGTGTACGGCTCGCAGACACTCGAAGACCTGGAGCGGCAGTGTGAAACCTGGGGCGCGGAACTGGGCCAATCGGTCACCTGCCGCCAGAGCAACTATGAAGGGCAACTGGTGGAATGGGTGCAGGACGCCGAGGAGCACGGCTTTACCGGCATCGTGATCAACCCGGGGGCCCTGACGCACTATTCCTACGCCCTGCGCGACGCGATTGCCGGGCAGCGCGTGCCGGTGGTGGAAGTGCACATCAGCAACGTGGACGCCCGCGAGGAATTCCGGCACCAGAGCGTGACGGCCGCCGTGTGCCGGGGCAAGATCAGCGGCCTGGGTTTTTTAGGGTACCGGCTGGGGATGGAGGCACTGGTGGAGGGATGAGCAAGAGGCTCGCCTGCTTCTGCTGCGGCTTCCTGACGCTCGCAGCACGAGGGGAATATGAGGTCTGCCCAGTGTGTTTCTGGGAAGACGAAACCGGCTGTGTCCTCAAACCCGATGAACTGAGCGAAGCCAACGGTCTTTCGCTGTCACAGGCGCGGCTTTACTTCAGCCGATATGGCGCCTGTGAGCCGGGCCTTGAGGCCCATGTCCGTCCGCCCCTTCCCCACGAAATCCCGTAAGCCGCTTGCCCCGCCTCCCTCATTTCTGATACCTTTGCCTTTAGTGTCTTGTGCTTGGTAGGGCGCGGGACGACCGGGGGGCACCCGGACATGCACGCCACCTTCTCCCCCGATGGGGCGGGGCATGTCGCAGCCAAATCCCATCTTTTATGGAGTTTCACGGTGAAAACCTACATCCCCAAAAATGACGAGCAGAACTGGGTCGTCGTGGACGCAGCCAATGTGCCCCTGGGCCGTCTGGCCACGCTGATCGCCAGCCGCATCCGTGGCAAGCACCGCCCCGACTTCACCCCCAATATGATTCAGGGTGACTTCGTGGTGGTCGTGAACGCCCAGCAGGTCGCCCTGACCGGCAACAAGCTGGACGGCAAGGTCTACACCCGCTACACCGGCTACCAGGGTGGCCTGAAGACCGAAACCGCCCGTCAGGCGCTGGCCAAGCACCCCGAGCGCGTGATCGAGCACGCCGTGTTCGGCATGCTGCCCAAGGGCCGTCAGGGCCGCGCCATGCACAGCCGCCTGAAGGTCTACGCTGGCCAGACGCACCCCCACGCGGCTCAGAAGCCCCAGACCCTCGAGGTTAAATAATGGCGATTCAGCAACCCGAACAGTTTTACGGCACCGGCCGCCGCAAGAGCGCCGTGGCCCGCGTGTTCCTCCGCCCTGGCGAAGGCAAGATCATCGTGAACGGCAAGGAGTTCCAGTCCTACTTCCGTGGACTGCTGCGCGCCGTGCACGCCCTGCAGGCGTTCCGTGAAACCGGCACTGCTGGCCGCTACGACGCCGTGATCACCGTGGCTGGCGGCGGCCCCACCGGTCAGGCCGACGCGATCAAGCTGGGTATTGCCCGCGCGCTGCTGAAGGTCAACCCCGACTTCCGCGCCCAGCTGAAGCCCAAGGGCCTGCTGACCCGCGACCCCCGCGAAGTCGAGCGCAAGAAGTACGGCCTGAAAAAGGCCCGCCGCGCGCCCCAGTTCAGCAAGCGCTGATTCGACGTTCCCGCCCCCTGCCCCCTTCCCCGTGCGGAAGGGGGTTTTTCCTGTCACGGAAACCGGACGCGGCTGTCCGTATTCAAGGAGGTGTTCGTGACCCCATCCACCCCCCCCATGACCGTGCCGTCCCCCAGTTCCACGGCCCCCGAGGGCGTGACGCTGGTCATTACCGAGCGCGTGCGCTCCTCGCAGGTAGAGCCCTACGAAGCCTGGGCGCGCGGCGTCCACGCCCTGCTGGGCCAGCAGCCCGGCTTCCTGGGCCTGCATGTGCTGCGGGACCCCTCCGGCCCGGTGCCCGAGTACATCACCCTGCTGCGCTTCGCCAGCCAGGAGGCGCTGGACGCATGGCGCACGAATCCGGCGTATCAGGCGGCCCTGCGCGAATTGCCGGGCTTCACGGCCTCCGATGTGGATTACCGCGAGGCGCGCGGCCTGGAGGCGTGGTTTGACCTGCCGGGCAGCCTGCCCGCCCCGCCGCTGTGGAAGAACATCGTGGTGGGGTTTGTGGGGGTGTACCCCCTGATTCTGCTGTTCAGCTACCTGTGCGGCTTCTTTACAGAAGGCTGGCCCTGGTGGGCGGCCATTATTCCGTCGGCGTTTCTGGCCACCGTGTTCCTGAACTGGCCGGTCTTGCCGCTGCTCTCCCGCCTGTTGCGGCGCTGGCTGTATCCGGCTCAGCGGAGCTGAACTGTGCCATGGGCTGTGGGCCATGAGCTTTGGGGGTTTGCCCCATGGCTCATGGCCCACAGCCCTCTCCCTTCACGTCCAGGTGCCGCTGACCTCGCGCACGTGCAGGGTCGCGCCGTCGGCGGCCACGATCAGCACGCGGGCGCCCTGGGGGGTGTCGGGGCCCGTGACACGCCACTCCCCGTCGCCCACGCGCACGCGGCCCACGCCATTCTCGATGGCGCGGGTCACCACCACGGTTTGCCCCACCAGGCGGTGAGAGCCCTGATTCAGGCGCTCGGCTTCGGGGGAATCGGGGAGCAGCCGGGCCAGATAGCGGCGGCCCAGTACCACCGCCGCCACGCTGAACGCGGCAAACAGCAGCAGTTGCACCGCCACCGGCAGCGGCAGCACAAACACCAGCAGCCCCAGTGCAAAGGCCGCCAACGCCAGCCACACGAAGAAGATGCCGGGCGCGGCGACTTCCAGAATCAGCAGCAGGGCGCCCAGCACCCACCAGTGCCAGGGCTGCACCCGTCCCAGGGTGGGCCACCAGTCCATGGCCGCTACCCCTTGCGCCCGCCGAAGGCCTCGCGGGCCACCTCGGCAATGCCCTGCAGGCTGCCCAGCACGCTGGTGGCCTCGACCGGCAGAATCAGGGTCTTCTGGTTGGGGGCAGTGGCAATGTCGCGCAGGGCCTCCACGTACTTCTGGGCCACAAAGTAGTTGATGGCCTGGGCGTTGCCGTTGGCAATCGCCTCGCTGACCATGCGGGTGGCTTCAGCCTCGGCCTGAGCGGCGCGCTCGCGGGCCTCGGCTTCCAGAAAGGCGGCCTGGCGGCGGCCCTCGGCCGACAGAATCTCGGCCTGCTTCTCGCCTTCGGCCTTCAGAATGGCGGCCTGCCGGAAGCCCTCGGCGTCCAGAATGTTGGCGCGTTTCTCGCGTTCGGCCTTCATCTGGCGGGCCATGCTGGCGACCAGATCGGCAGGCGGTTTGATGTCCTTGACCTCAATGCGCGTGGC
Coding sequences:
- the aroC gene encoding chorismate synthase, translating into MRYLTAGESHGPQLTAIIEGLPAQLPLGKGDIDPWLKKRQGGYGRGRRMVIETDEADILSGVRAGRTTGAPVTLAIANRDHRNWVEIMSPEPGGEPRKKALTDARPGHADLTGGIKYRHKDLRDVLERASARETAARVAVGSVALKLLSELGVEGANYVSSLAGIDTGVPFAWSALDAIEDSDLRTPDPDAAAQMRERIDQAKKDGDTLGGILEVRFRGLPVGLGSYVHADRKLDGRIAAACLSVQAMKGVEIGRAFENARKPGSGVHDPVFYRGGTYARDTNGAGGLEAGMTNGEELIVRVAMKPIATLMKPLPTVNVVTHEASDAARERSDTTAVPAAGVILQCAVGWVLAEAMLEKFGGDTLPELQERVAQARAYAQHY
- a CDS encoding shikimate kinase encodes the protein MFSSGLIERPVSWVALAGFMGTGKSRIGWELSRALALHFVDTDKLITRVVGKSIPEVFAQEGEGYFRACEHEVVRRVTRLEHAVISLGGGTFINEDNRCELLERGPVVVLWASPETVYQRTKHSDRPLLRAEDPLSKIRTLMHEREPVYRQGTIHVHSDGRPSEEIVEEIIERLWAWADVQQAWADAGPERPELGDRAAD
- the aroB gene encoding 3-dehydroquinate synthase is translated as MRQIEVGGASPYAVQVGPGLLGQLQLPQRHVALIHPVDLPSTFVAAVQAAVQPVVTIPVPARDDCKTLAVLGEVLSQLARANIPRDGAVLGLGGGAATDLAGFAAASYLRGVAFYTAPTTLLGMVDAAVGGKTGVNLPEGKNLVGAFWPPQAVWCDTETLTTLPPAVFREGAAEAYKHGLMADPSLLPRVLAPDFRPGGPGLEATLADAIAVKAGVVTRDLTEQGERAFLNFGHTLAHALEAVTHHALPHGQAVGYGMHYAARLSRALGGADLTAHTLAFLHWQRPQALPPLRYDEVAPFMARDKKADAVGVRFVLLRDLAQPYLARVPDAVLRAEFEGWAKEVRGVREAERGEG
- the aroQ gene encoding type II 3-dehydroquinate dehydratase — encoded protein: MLLVLNGPNLNRLGLREPGVYGSQTLEDLERQCETWGAELGQSVTCRQSNYEGQLVEWVQDAEEHGFTGIVINPGALTHYSYALRDAIAGQRVPVVEVHISNVDAREEFRHQSVTAAVCRGKISGLGFLGYRLGMEALVEG
- a CDS encoding CPCC family cysteine-rich protein gives rise to the protein MSKRLACFCCGFLTLAARGEYEVCPVCFWEDETGCVLKPDELSEANGLSLSQARLYFSRYGACEPGLEAHVRPPLPHEIP
- the rplM gene encoding 50S ribosomal protein L13 encodes the protein MKTYIPKNDEQNWVVVDAANVPLGRLATLIASRIRGKHRPDFTPNMIQGDFVVVVNAQQVALTGNKLDGKVYTRYTGYQGGLKTETARQALAKHPERVIEHAVFGMLPKGRQGRAMHSRLKVYAGQTHPHAAQKPQTLEVK
- the rpsI gene encoding 30S ribosomal protein S9, whose amino-acid sequence is MAIQQPEQFYGTGRRKSAVARVFLRPGEGKIIVNGKEFQSYFRGLLRAVHALQAFRETGTAGRYDAVITVAGGGPTGQADAIKLGIARALLKVNPDFRAQLKPKGLLTRDPREVERKKYGLKKARRAPQFSKR
- a CDS encoding antibiotic biosynthesis monooxygenase, with translation MTPSTPPMTVPSPSSTAPEGVTLVITERVRSSQVEPYEAWARGVHALLGQQPGFLGLHVLRDPSGPVPEYITLLRFASQEALDAWRTNPAYQAALRELPGFTASDVDYREARGLEAWFDLPGSLPAPPLWKNIVVGFVGVYPLILLFSYLCGFFTEGWPWWAAIIPSAFLATVFLNWPVLPLLSRLLRRWLYPAQRS
- a CDS encoding NfeD family protein, which gives rise to MDWWPTLGRVQPWHWWVLGALLLILEVAAPGIFFVWLALAAFALGLLVFVLPLPVAVQLLLFAAFSVAAVVLGRRYLARLLPDSPEAERLNQGSHRLVGQTVVVTRAIENGVGRVRVGDGEWRVTGPDTPQGARVLIVAADGATLHVREVSGTWT